In the Engystomops pustulosus chromosome 2, aEngPut4.maternal, whole genome shotgun sequence genome, one interval contains:
- the SESN2 gene encoding sestrin-2 isoform X2 gives MCSVTPLRVAAGHSTCSMVREDCYPGCQHCCGRRMLKESSDQMKPRDARGPSAYIPVSQLPGPVLSDNIAAVMGLHPEYLRIFWKTQHQLLRMDGALSLPERHYVAIMASARHHCIYLVSLHSSCFLQVGGDPRWLEGLSFAPLKLRRLNDLNKYLAHRPWLITKEHMESLLKAPAGHAWSLAELIHALVLLTHFHALSSFILGCGIYPPEGKDGVKRPPSPDVSGSSPPQEAERVLAQIKRLNEEGHEASEEEMETRFEQEKRECVMVSSNGDLDCAVYSKNVLRFLDDPDFGYIDFTRRGEQAPPTFRAHDYTWEDHGYSLLHRLYPEVGQLLDDKFQVAYNLTYHTIASHQEVDTFKLRRAIWNYIQCIFGIRYDDYDYGEVNQLLERSLKVYMKTVTCHPERVTRQLYNDFWRQFKHSEKVHLNLLLLEARLQAALLYGLRAITRFMT, from the exons ATGTGCTCCGTAACCCCGCTCCGGGTGGCCGCCGGTCACTCTACGTGCTCCATGGTCCGGGAGGATTGTTACCCCGGATGCCAGCACTGCTGTGGCCGCAGGATGCTCAAG GAGTCGAGTGATCAGATGAAACCAAGAGATGCAAGGGGACCCAGTGCATATATCCCTGTCTCACAG CTGCCTGGACCAGTTCTCAGTGATAACATTGCTGCCGTAATGGGGCTTCATCCAGAGTATCTGCGGATATTTTGGAAGACTCAGCATCAGCTTTTGCGTATGGATGGAGCACTCTCTCTTCCAGAGAGGCACTATGTGGCTATAATG GCATCTGCACGACATCACTGTATTTATTTGGTTTCACTCCATTCATCATGCTTTCTTCAAGTTGGTGGGGACCCTCGTTGGTTGGAAGGTCTGAGTTTTGCACCCCTAAAGCTTCGTAGACTTAATGATCTGAATAAGTATCTTGCTCACAGGCCATGGCTAATTACCAAAGAACACATGGAG AGCCTTTTGAAAGCTCCAGCTGGCCATGCCTGGTCTCTTGCAGAGCTGATCCATGCACTTGTTCTGCTCACTCATTTTCATGCACTGTCCTCTTTTATTCTTGGATGTGGCATCTACCCTCCAGAGGGAAAAGATGGTGTTAAGCGCCCTCCTTCACCAGATGTTTCA GGATCCAGCCCGCCACAGGAAGCGGAACGTGTCTTGGCTCAGATTAAGAGACTGAATGAAGAGGGACATGAGGCAAGTGAAGAAGAAATGGAGACTAGATTTGAGCAAGAGAAGAGAGAATGTGTAATGGTATCTTCTAACG GTGATTTAGATTGTGCAGTCTACTCTAAAAATGTTCTCAGATTCCTGGATGACCCAGATTTTGGCTACATTGACTTCACCCGTAGGGGGGAGCAGGCGCCTCCTACATTCCGTGCTCAT GACTACACATGGGAAGACCATGGATACTCTCTACTGCATAGGTTGTATCCTGAAGTTGGCCAGCTGCTAGATGACAAGTTCCAAGTAGCCTATAACTTGACATACCATACCATTGCTTCACACCAAGAAGTGGACACATTCAAACTGCGTAGAGCCATCTGGAACTATATTCAGTGCATTTTTGGGATCAG GTATGATGATTATGACTATGGAGAGGTAAATCAGTTGCTTGAGCGGAGCTTGAAGGTCTATATGAAAACTGTGACTTGCCATCCTGAGAGGGTGACGCGCCAACTATAtaatgacttttggaggcaattCAAACACTCAGAAAAG GTCCATTTAAATTTGCTGTTGCTGGAAGCCAGACTACAAGCTGCTTTGCTATATGGCCTTAGAGCAATAACCCGCTTTATGACGTGA
- the SESN2 gene encoding sestrin-2 isoform X1 translates to MCSVTPLRVAAGHSTCSMVREDCYPGCQHCCGRRMLKESSDQMKPRDARGPSAYIPVSQLPGPVLSDNIAAVMGLHPEYLRIFWKTQHQLLRMDGALSLPERHYVAIMASARHHCIYLVSLHSSCFLQVGGDPRWLEGLSFAPLKLRRLNDLNKYLAHRPWLITKEHMESLLKAPAGHAWSLAELIHALVLLTHFHALSSFILGCGIYPPEGKDGVKRPPSPDVSVSEGSSPPQEAERVLAQIKRLNEEGHEASEEEMETRFEQEKRECVMVSSNGDLDCAVYSKNVLRFLDDPDFGYIDFTRRGEQAPPTFRAHDYTWEDHGYSLLHRLYPEVGQLLDDKFQVAYNLTYHTIASHQEVDTFKLRRAIWNYIQCIFGIRYDDYDYGEVNQLLERSLKVYMKTVTCHPERVTRQLYNDFWRQFKHSEKVHLNLLLLEARLQAALLYGLRAITRFMT, encoded by the exons ATGTGCTCCGTAACCCCGCTCCGGGTGGCCGCCGGTCACTCTACGTGCTCCATGGTCCGGGAGGATTGTTACCCCGGATGCCAGCACTGCTGTGGCCGCAGGATGCTCAAG GAGTCGAGTGATCAGATGAAACCAAGAGATGCAAGGGGACCCAGTGCATATATCCCTGTCTCACAG CTGCCTGGACCAGTTCTCAGTGATAACATTGCTGCCGTAATGGGGCTTCATCCAGAGTATCTGCGGATATTTTGGAAGACTCAGCATCAGCTTTTGCGTATGGATGGAGCACTCTCTCTTCCAGAGAGGCACTATGTGGCTATAATG GCATCTGCACGACATCACTGTATTTATTTGGTTTCACTCCATTCATCATGCTTTCTTCAAGTTGGTGGGGACCCTCGTTGGTTGGAAGGTCTGAGTTTTGCACCCCTAAAGCTTCGTAGACTTAATGATCTGAATAAGTATCTTGCTCACAGGCCATGGCTAATTACCAAAGAACACATGGAG AGCCTTTTGAAAGCTCCAGCTGGCCATGCCTGGTCTCTTGCAGAGCTGATCCATGCACTTGTTCTGCTCACTCATTTTCATGCACTGTCCTCTTTTATTCTTGGATGTGGCATCTACCCTCCAGAGGGAAAAGATGGTGTTAAGCGCCCTCCTTCACCAGATGTTTCAGTAAGTGAG GGATCCAGCCCGCCACAGGAAGCGGAACGTGTCTTGGCTCAGATTAAGAGACTGAATGAAGAGGGACATGAGGCAAGTGAAGAAGAAATGGAGACTAGATTTGAGCAAGAGAAGAGAGAATGTGTAATGGTATCTTCTAACG GTGATTTAGATTGTGCAGTCTACTCTAAAAATGTTCTCAGATTCCTGGATGACCCAGATTTTGGCTACATTGACTTCACCCGTAGGGGGGAGCAGGCGCCTCCTACATTCCGTGCTCAT GACTACACATGGGAAGACCATGGATACTCTCTACTGCATAGGTTGTATCCTGAAGTTGGCCAGCTGCTAGATGACAAGTTCCAAGTAGCCTATAACTTGACATACCATACCATTGCTTCACACCAAGAAGTGGACACATTCAAACTGCGTAGAGCCATCTGGAACTATATTCAGTGCATTTTTGGGATCAG GTATGATGATTATGACTATGGAGAGGTAAATCAGTTGCTTGAGCGGAGCTTGAAGGTCTATATGAAAACTGTGACTTGCCATCCTGAGAGGGTGACGCGCCAACTATAtaatgacttttggaggcaattCAAACACTCAGAAAAG GTCCATTTAAATTTGCTGTTGCTGGAAGCCAGACTACAAGCTGCTTTGCTATATGGCCTTAGAGCAATAACCCGCTTTATGACGTGA
- the SESN2 gene encoding sestrin-2 isoform X3, which yields MKPRDARGPSAYIPVSQLPGPVLSDNIAAVMGLHPEYLRIFWKTQHQLLRMDGALSLPERHYVAIMASARHHCIYLVSLHSSCFLQVGGDPRWLEGLSFAPLKLRRLNDLNKYLAHRPWLITKEHMESLLKAPAGHAWSLAELIHALVLLTHFHALSSFILGCGIYPPEGKDGVKRPPSPDVSVSEGSSPPQEAERVLAQIKRLNEEGHEASEEEMETRFEQEKRECVMVSSNGDLDCAVYSKNVLRFLDDPDFGYIDFTRRGEQAPPTFRAHDYTWEDHGYSLLHRLYPEVGQLLDDKFQVAYNLTYHTIASHQEVDTFKLRRAIWNYIQCIFGIRYDDYDYGEVNQLLERSLKVYMKTVTCHPERVTRQLYNDFWRQFKHSEKVHLNLLLLEARLQAALLYGLRAITRFMT from the exons ATGAAACCAAGAGATGCAAGGGGACCCAGTGCATATATCCCTGTCTCACAG CTGCCTGGACCAGTTCTCAGTGATAACATTGCTGCCGTAATGGGGCTTCATCCAGAGTATCTGCGGATATTTTGGAAGACTCAGCATCAGCTTTTGCGTATGGATGGAGCACTCTCTCTTCCAGAGAGGCACTATGTGGCTATAATG GCATCTGCACGACATCACTGTATTTATTTGGTTTCACTCCATTCATCATGCTTTCTTCAAGTTGGTGGGGACCCTCGTTGGTTGGAAGGTCTGAGTTTTGCACCCCTAAAGCTTCGTAGACTTAATGATCTGAATAAGTATCTTGCTCACAGGCCATGGCTAATTACCAAAGAACACATGGAG AGCCTTTTGAAAGCTCCAGCTGGCCATGCCTGGTCTCTTGCAGAGCTGATCCATGCACTTGTTCTGCTCACTCATTTTCATGCACTGTCCTCTTTTATTCTTGGATGTGGCATCTACCCTCCAGAGGGAAAAGATGGTGTTAAGCGCCCTCCTTCACCAGATGTTTCAGTAAGTGAG GGATCCAGCCCGCCACAGGAAGCGGAACGTGTCTTGGCTCAGATTAAGAGACTGAATGAAGAGGGACATGAGGCAAGTGAAGAAGAAATGGAGACTAGATTTGAGCAAGAGAAGAGAGAATGTGTAATGGTATCTTCTAACG GTGATTTAGATTGTGCAGTCTACTCTAAAAATGTTCTCAGATTCCTGGATGACCCAGATTTTGGCTACATTGACTTCACCCGTAGGGGGGAGCAGGCGCCTCCTACATTCCGTGCTCAT GACTACACATGGGAAGACCATGGATACTCTCTACTGCATAGGTTGTATCCTGAAGTTGGCCAGCTGCTAGATGACAAGTTCCAAGTAGCCTATAACTTGACATACCATACCATTGCTTCACACCAAGAAGTGGACACATTCAAACTGCGTAGAGCCATCTGGAACTATATTCAGTGCATTTTTGGGATCAG GTATGATGATTATGACTATGGAGAGGTAAATCAGTTGCTTGAGCGGAGCTTGAAGGTCTATATGAAAACTGTGACTTGCCATCCTGAGAGGGTGACGCGCCAACTATAtaatgacttttggaggcaattCAAACACTCAGAAAAG GTCCATTTAAATTTGCTGTTGCTGGAAGCCAGACTACAAGCTGCTTTGCTATATGGCCTTAGAGCAATAACCCGCTTTATGACGTGA